The nucleotide sequence TCGCCGAGATTTCCGATCGGCGTGGCCACGACATAAAGGTGTCCGTCCGACACCTCGGCAGAGGCCCGAGACGGGTCGATGGCTGCGGAGTCTGTCTCAGTGCTGGCGGGCGTCGGAGGATTCATGCGGATCGCGAAATATTGCAAGGCGGCGGCCGGTGCAGCTGCCGTCAACGTCAAGGTTCAGCCACGCGAGCGTGTCATACTTTACATCTATGCCCAACGCACACCGACTCCCGGCTCTGTTGCTGGCCGCCACGCTTTGCGCCTGCGGCAGTCTCCCTGCGCGCGCGCCGGTCGCGCCCCCGGCGCGGCCCAGTCCGGCGACGCCCGATTGGCTGGCCGAAGCGGAGGCTGCGCTCGATGCCGGCGATCCCTTGGCCGCCGATCGCGCGCTGTCGCGCGTCGACCCTTCGCGCCTGCCGAGCGAACAGGCGATTCGCTTCCAGATCGCTCAGGCGCGCTCGCTGTTGCTGGAAGATCAGCCACAGCTGGCCGAGCAGGCGCTGCCGGAACCCTGGGCGATCGGCAATCGCAGCCTCGCGGCGAATGTGGAATCAGTGCGTGCCGACACCCAGGCGCGCCTGGGCCTGACGGTCACCGCCGTCAGCACGCTGGTGCGGCGCGAGGCCCTGCTGGACACGCGCGTACAACTCGACCAGAACCGCGATCACATCTGGAGCCTGCTGATGCAGGCACCGCTCGATCCGTCGATTGAACCGCAACTCGCCAACGCCGACCGCATCACACGCGGCTGGATCGATCTGGCGCGCATCATCCGGCGCTCGGCCGGTGCGCCACGTCCCAATGTACTGGCCGATTGGCGCGTGCAGTACCCGAACCATCCGGCCGAACTGGCGCGCGCGCAACAGGGACCGACCCAGGCCTGGCAATCCACGCAGTGGCAGAGCAGCGGCGGTCCGCTCAATCGCGTGGCCGTACTGCTGCCCTTGAGTGGACGCTACGCGGCGCCCGCCAACGCGGTTCGGGAGGGCTTGTTCACGGCCTGGCTGCAGTCCGGTTTGCCGCGATCGTCCATCGACGTTTTTGACACCGGCGACAGCGACAGCAGCTTCGAGCAGGCCTATCGCGAGGCGATGTACAGCGGTGCGGACTTCATCATCGGTCCCCTGCAGAAGGAATACGTCGCGCGGCTCGCCGGTTCAGGCAGTTCAGTACCGGTGCTGGCGCTGAACTACCTCGACGCCAATCAATACACATCCGGACCGCTCTACCAGTTCGGCCTGGCGCCCGAGGACGAGGCCCGCCAGGCCGCAGAACAGGCGGTGTCCCAGAACCAGTCGCGCGCGATCGCGCTGGTGCCGGAAGGAGACTGGGGCGACCGCGTCTATGCGGCATTCGCCGAACGTCTGTCCCAGCTCGGTGGCCATGTCGCGCATGTTCGCCGCTACAGTACCGGCCAGAGTGATTTCTCCGAGCAGATTCAGGACTTGCTGGCGCTGCGCGAAAGCCAGGACCGGCACAACGCGCTGCGCGGCATCATCGGCTACTCCGCCGAATTCGAAACCCGTCCGCGCAGCGATGTCGATTTCGCGTTCGTGGCCGCCACGCCGACCCAGGCCCGCTCGATCCGCTCGCAGTTCCGTTACTTCCACGCCTCCGAACTGCCGATCTACGCCACCTCCATCGCCTATGACGGCAAGCGCGACCCCTCCAATGATCTCAGCGGACTGCGCTTTTGCGACATGCCCTGGATGCTGGACCGCAGCGGCCCGTGGCACGCACTGCGCGCACAGATCCAGCCCAGTCTGAGCCCGGCACTGAGTTCTCAGACGCGCCTGCTGGCGCTGGGCTACGACGCCTACAAGCTGGCCGAGGCGCTCCAGGCTGGCCAGCTGTTTGCCGGCCGTTCGATCGACGGCGCCAGCGGATCATTGTCTCTGGACAACGGCAACAAGGTATCGCGCCATCTGCAGTGCGCCATCATCCAGAATGGCGGTCTGCGCATGCTGCCGACGCCGTCGGCAGCGCAGCCCAG is from Gammaproteobacteria bacterium and encodes:
- a CDS encoding penicillin-binding protein activator, with the translated sequence MPNAHRLPALLLAATLCACGSLPARAPVAPPARPSPATPDWLAEAEAALDAGDPLAADRALSRVDPSRLPSEQAIRFQIAQARSLLLEDQPQLAEQALPEPWAIGNRSLAANVESVRADTQARLGLTVTAVSTLVRREALLDTRVQLDQNRDHIWSLLMQAPLDPSIEPQLANADRITRGWIDLARIIRRSAGAPRPNVLADWRVQYPNHPAELARAQQGPTQAWQSTQWQSSGGPLNRVAVLLPLSGRYAAPANAVREGLFTAWLQSGLPRSSIDVFDTGDSDSSFEQAYREAMYSGADFIIGPLQKEYVARLAGSGSSVPVLALNYLDANQYTSGPLYQFGLAPEDEARQAAEQAVSQNQSRAIALVPEGDWGDRVYAAFAERLSQLGGHVAHVRRYSTGQSDFSEQIQDLLALRESQDRHNALRGIIGYSAEFETRPRSDVDFAFVAATPTQARSIRSQFRYFHASELPIYATSIAYDGKRDPSNDLSGLRFCDMPWMLDRSGPWHALRAQIQPSLSPALSSQTRLLALGYDAYKLAEALQAGQLFAGRSIDGASGSLSLDNGNKVSRHLQCAIIQNGGLRMLPTPSAAQPSSTTWP